The genomic window CGCCTGCGATTTTCAACCCTTCAGCTTTTACCTTTGGTGGTGCCAGAACCTATTATGGCCTCCCCAACAATCCCGATTACGAACTCGGGGCATGGGTGGGTTCGCCTTGTGATACGCTGAGTGTAGGTGTGGATGATAATGTACAGGAGCAGGAGGTGTTTTTTCAAGCGTGGTATAATAGTGAATGGGATATGATTCACGTCAACGCCTCTAAACTCAAAGGCAACAAAGCAACCTTGCGCCTGGTAGATGTAGAAGGAAGGCTGGTGTATGAAAAGGAAACTGGAGTAATAGCTGGAGGATATGTAACCTCTGAAATCAACATGAAAGGTATAGCAAAAGGGATGTATATTGTTACTTTATTAACGGAAAAAGAGTATCTTTCGGGTAAAGTAATTAAATGAGTGAAAGTAACTTGGCAAAGTTTGATATTGTGAGCCAGTTTGTAGAATTAGGTGATCAAATAGCAGCCATAAAGCATTTATCGGCCATTGATGACACTAACGATATTGAGTACAACATGAAACCGTTTTAAAAATACTTTTGCATAGCTTGATTGTCGACTCCGCCTTTAGTGCATCAGATAGTACCTTGCTTATTGAAATAGCTTACAGAAATCCGCTGACAGGTGGTAATGGTGTTTTTATAGCTCGTCATTTATTGAATCTGAAATTTATGATGAAGAAGAAAGCGGATCCAGAATTGCCTCCTTTAATCAAAATAAACATAAGATTAAATCCATCCAAGTATATCCGGTTCCATCCAAGGAGGGTGTGCATATAAAGCCAACAGGAGATTTTATTCCTGATGTTTTTAGAACTCTTCAGCGTAAATGGAGAATTGGTGTACAAGGACACTTTTTAAGAACTTTTTAAATATTGACTTTTTTAAAAGCCGGTATTTACATATTAAAGGTGTTTTCAGGTAATGAATTCAGGCATTCTAAAATCGTGAAACTGCCATGAAGGATACTATAAAGATTTCAGAAAAACTTGGTTTGTTTAGTACTAAAATAAATTTGATTCTATTTTTTTAATTCATTTAAACAATCAGTTATTATTTGCACAGTTTAATAACAACACTTGGGTGTTCGGGGATAGTGCAGGAATTCACTTCAATAATAGTCAACCTACAAATTTCAAGTCAGTAATGAAGATGAGAGGCTCTTCATCCACTATCTCGGATAGTAGTGGTTTAATTTCGTATTTCTTTTGTTAAACAATATTTTTCCCTTAAATAATGTATTAGTTAATAAATATGATAGTGTAATGAGCAATGGAAGTGGGTTGTATGGTGGAGGATGGTATCATGATCGTATAATTATTCCAAAACCAAGCAATGATTCCTTGCTTTATATTTTTCAGCAGGTGTTACCGCTAGTGGACCTTATGGACTATATTTTTCCACCGCAAACTACAAAGCCAATAACGACAGCGGAATTGTAATTCAAAAAATGTAATGCTGAATAATTTACCTGCATTCGATGCCTTGATGGCTGTTCGCCGTGGCAATGGCAGAGATTGGTGGTTGATTTTTCAGCGATGGTTTGCACCAAACGCAACGACTCCCACTAACGCATACTTTTATTATTTAATAGACCCTTCAGGTATTTCAGGGCCATTCAACCAAAATACTGGAATAGATCATAAAACCAACTTAGGTCATTTAGTTTTTAATACTGATGGGGAACAAATTTGCAATGGTTTCAATAGCTGGCTTAATTCAACTTTGCGATTTCGACAGATGCAGCGGTCAGATTACTTCTTTTACTGCAATTCAACCTGAAGGGCCCGGGCCATATCCATTGGTATTAACAAGCTGTGCCTTTTCCCCAATGAAAGGTTCTTATATGTTTGTGAAGCCTCAATCAGCACCCAGCCATCTACTATTTGGCAATATGATTTAACAGCAGCCAATATTGTTAACTCAAAAGTCGCTGTTGGAGTATTTAATGATCCGAATATGGGAGTGCATTCCATTCTACTAGCACCTGACGATAAAATATATATTTCCACCTTTGATGAAAATTACGCCTGGCCTTATCCCGATACAAGTACAGCATTCACTAACATCAACTCTAATCTCTCCGTCATCAACCAACCCGATTCACTTGGTCTCGCTTGCGATTTTCAGCCTTTCAGTTTTTACCTCGGTGGTGCCAGAACTTATTACGGCCTCCCCAACAATCCCGATTACGAACTCGGTGCATGGGTGGGCTCGCCTTGTGATACGCTGAGTGTTGGGGTGGATGATATTGTACCGGAGCAGGAGGTTTTTTCCAAGCTTGGTATAACAGCGAATGGAATATGATTCGTCAACGCCTCCAAACTCAAAGGAAAAACGGGGAGTTTGCGGTTGTTTGATATGGAGGGGAGGTTGGTGTATGAGAAAAGGTGGAGGTGATTGCTGGAGGGTATGTGACAGGAGAGATAGCGATGAATGGGGTAGCGAATGGGGTTTATCTTGTCAATTTAATTACTGACTTCGAAAGTGTTTCGTCTAAGTTAGTCAAATTTTAGGTGAGTAGAGATTTAGATGTCAATAGTATTTTTGCTGCTGGCTTCTTGCTGCTGGCTGCTTGCTTTTTTAGTCAACCCTGTCTGTACAAATTACCGCGGGTCGCTAAGATGCGCTGGGGTCGCAGGGAAATATCATAATAAATCATAATGATCATAAGCAATCTGCGGCCTATCAAAATTTTATTGAACATCCGGTTTTTTCA from Bacteroidota bacterium includes these protein-coding regions:
- a CDS encoding T9SS type A sorting domain-containing protein: MKTTPGHIRIPVQHSPQSTQISASSTNPIHSASPAIFNPSAFTFGGARTYYGLPNNPDYELGAWVGSPCDTLSVGVDDNVQEQEVFFQAWYNSEWDMIHVNASKLKGNKATLRLVDVEGRLVYEKETGVIAGGYVTSEINMKGIAKGMYIVTLLTEKEYLSGKVIK